A genomic segment from Spinacia oleracea cultivar Varoflay chromosome 3, BTI_SOV_V1, whole genome shotgun sequence encodes:
- the LOC110782236 gene encoding uncharacterized protein, with amino-acid sequence MDAKFTNWSAENATNAFLETLTLGIKRPNDEPDVSEFISAISAGNDAQLMVVTCGEDTSPTTLLALVAAAHQTGGRVVCIFRDVDGLTSTMQTLYQFPTTTTTTTTTTTTNPIEFVVGDAERLILEDYKDADFVLNDCKLKDHETILRAMQLNSGRNNNNCKGAIVLGCNAFCSTSWEWAGVRTQLLPIGDGLLVTRIAGSNERRERGRDGISRRGSFGRKSKWVVKVDQHTGEEHVFRVTCPNEN; translated from the exons ATGGATGCAAAATTCACTAACTGGTCAGCCGAAAATGCAACCAACGCATTCCTCGAAACCTTAACCTTG GGGATTAAGAGGCCTAATGACGAGCCAGACGTATCAGAGTTCATCTCAGCAATCTCAGCAGGAAACGATGCACAACTCATGGTCGTCACGTGTGGCGAGGACACGAGCCCTACGACACTACTAGCCCTAGTAGCCGCGGCTCACCAAACCGGTGGCCGTGTTGTTTGCATCTTTCGCGACGTTGACGGATTAACATCAACCATGCAAACCCTTTACCAattcccaacaacaacaacaacaacaacaacaacaacaacaacaaacccTATTGAGTTTGTTGTTGGAGATGCAGAGAGGCTAATATTAGAAGATTATAAAGATGCGGACTTTGTGTTAAACGATTGTAAACTTAAAGACCACGAAACAATTCTACGTGCAATGCAACTTAATAGTGGGaggaataataataattgtaaAGGTGCTATAGTTTTGGGTTGTAATGCATTTTGTTCAACCTCGTGGGAATGGGCCGGGGTTAGGACCCAATTGTTGCCCATTGGAGACGGGTTATTGGTGACTAGGATCGCGGGTTCTAATGAGAGGAGAGAACGAGGGAGGGACGGGATTTCTCGTCGTGGTAGTTTTGGGAGGAAGAGTAAATGGGTTGTTAAGGTTGATCAACATACAGGAGAAGAGCACGTGTTTAGAGTTACATGCCCTAATGAGAACTAA
- the LOC110782407 gene encoding somatic embryogenesis receptor kinase 2, with protein sequence MLIMSPNLHTIFFIFFIFIFNLLCFSSSVSSTNPELESLLKLKSSLDPSSLHLSSWSENGDPCGGTFDGVGCNEKGQVANISLQGKGLKGQLSPAISGLKHLTGIYLHYNSLVGEIPKEIGSLSKLVDLYLDVNNLSGVIPPQIAHLEKLQVLQLCYNQLTGSIPTQLGSMKKLNVLALQSNHLSGAIPASLGSIETLIRLDLSFNHLFGSIPTPIAEAPLLESLDIRNNTLSGNVSPALLRLNEGFQYSNNPGLCGIGFLTLKLCPNSDHLGQIRPEPYGGRTTTTTTTTTTNGLPRKEIPETANVNLPNSKSPQKKSHASIAVVVVVLTLGLSLVSVFIFTKYRRTKQKLGTSFELSDSRLSTTDDHPPRKNGSPLISVEYPNGWDPLSDVRSFNGFSNDVIQGFRFNLEEVECATQHFSPSNLLGKSGLSAVYRGVLRDGSVVAVKKISKGSCKSEEAEFLKGLNVLTSLRHENLVRLRGFCCSRGRGECFLVYDFVFNGVLLKYLDLKDGDANVLDWSARVWIIYGIAKGIQYLHTPKVNKPALIHQNLSAEKVLIDQRFNPLLADSGLYKLLTNDTVFSSLKSSAAMGYLAPEYTTTGKFTEKSDVYAFGMLVFQILSGKKRITNTIRVGAELLRSQEYVDFNLHGKFSELEAAKLGKIALSCTHELPNERPLMDSVILELGSCTNCYRSP encoded by the exons ATGTTAATAATGTCCCCTAATCTCCACAcaatcttcttcatcttcttcatcttcatcttcaacctcctCTGTTTTAGTTCCTCTGTTTCTTCAACAAACCCAGAACTTGAATCACTTCTGAAGCTCAAATCATCACTAGACCCATCAAGCTTACACCTTTCATCATGGTCCGAAAATGGTGACCCATGTGGTGGGACCTTTGATGGTGTGGGTTGCAATGAAAAGGGTCAAGTGGCTAACATTTCATTACAGGGAAAAGGGTTAAAGGGTCAACTTTCACCTGCAATTTCTGGGCTTAAACATTTGACTGGAATTTACTTGCATTATAACTCACTTGTTGGTGAGATTCCCAAGGAGATTGGTTCTTTGTCTAAGTTGGTTGATCTTTATCTTGATGTTAATAATCTTTCTGGGGTTATTCCTCCTCAGATTGCTCACTTGGAAAAGCTTCAag ttCTGCAATTATGTTACAACCAGCTAACAGGAAGCATACCAACACAACTGGGTTCAATGAAAAAGCTTAATGTTCTTGCATTACAGTCAAATCACCTCTCAGGTGCAATTCCTGCAAGTTTAGGAAGCATTGAAACCCTAATTAGGCTTGATTTAAGCTTCAATCATCTCTTTGGTTCAATCCCAACACCAATTGCTGAAGCTCCATTGCTCGAATCTCTCGACATTCGAAACAACACCCTTTCTGGGAATGTTTCCCCTG CTTTACTCAGATTAAATGAAGGGTTTCAGTATTCAAACAATCCAGGATTATGTGGAATTGGCTTCCTTACACTAAAACTTTGTCCTAATTCTGACCACCTTGGTCAAATCAGACCCGAACCATATGGaggaagaacaacaacaacaacaacaacaacaacaacaaatggaCTTCCAAGAAAAGAAATCCCAGAAACAGCTAATGTTAACCTTCCAAATTCTaaatcccctcaaaaaaaatccCATGCTTCAATAGCTGTTGTAGTTGTGGTTTTAACCCTTGGATTGTCACTTGTTAGTGTTTTCATCTTCACCAAATATCGCCGTACAAAACAGAAACTAGGAACCTCATTCGAGCTTTCTGACAGTCGTCTTAGTACTACTGATGATCATCCACCTAGGAAAAACGGGTCACCCTTaatcagtgttgagtacccaaACGGGTGGGACCCGTTATCAGATGTTCGGAGCTTCAACGGATTCTCAAACGACGTGATTCAAGGATTCCGGTTTAACTTAGAGGAAGTTGAATGTGCTACTCAGCATTTCTCACCTTCTAACTTGTTGGGTAAGAGTGGTTTATCAGCTGTTTATAGAGGCGTTTTAAGAGATGGTTCGGTTGTTGCTGTTAAGAAGATTAGTAAAGGGAGTTGTAAGAGTGAAGAGGCCGAGTTTTTGAAGGGTTTGAATGTGTTGACTTCTTTGAGGCATGAGAATTTGGTTAGATTGAGAGGGTTTTGCTGTTCTAGGGGAAGAGGAGAGTGTTTTTTGGTGTATGACTTTGTTTTTAATGGGGTTTTGTTGAAGTATCTTGATTTGAAAGATGGTGATGCGAATGTTCTCGATTGGTCTGCTCGTGTTTGGATCATCTATGGTATTGCCAAAG GAATACAATACCTCCACACACCCAAAGTGAACAAACCAGCACTAATCCACCAAAACCTCTCAGCCGAAAAGGTTCTAATCGACCAACGATTCAACCCATTACTCGCAGATTCCGGCCTATACAAACTCCTCACAAACGACACCGTCTTCTCATCACTCAAATCAAGTGCAGCAATGGGTTACTTAGCACCCGAATACACCACAACAGGAAAGTTCACTGAGAAAAGCGATGTCTATGCATTTGGAATGCTCGTGTTCCAAATCTTGTCAGGAAAGAAGAGAATAACTAACACTATTCGTGTTGGTGCTGAATTACTTAGATCACAAGAATATGTAGACTTCAATCTTCATGGGAAATTCTCCGAGTTAGAGGCTGCTAAACTAGGTAAGATCGCGTTAAGCTGTACTCATGAATTGCCTAATGAAAGGCCTTTGATGGATAGTGTTATTCTTGAGCTAGGTAGTTGTACTAATTGTTATAGGTCTCCATGA
- the LOC130469240 gene encoding ATP-dependent DNA helicase Q-like SIM, with protein sequence MEALGAWFSQQDCLVLAATWSGKSLCFQLPALLTRKVVVVISPLISLMHDQCLKLSKHGISACFLGSGQPDNTVEKKAMNGMYSVVYVCLETLLSFHCLMRCIMHTNKSTSEACGEPWNSFICHR encoded by the exons ATGGAAGCTCTTGGTGCTTGGTTTTCTCAGCAAGACTGTCTTGTTCTTGCAGCAACATGGTCTG GGAAATCTCTGTGCTTTCAGCTACCTGCGCTTTTGACAAGGAAGGTCGTGGTCGTGATTTCTCCATTGATAAGCTTGATGCATGACCAGTGCTTAAAGCTATCAAAACATGGCATCTCTGCATGTTTCCTTGGATCAGGACAACCAGATAACACCGTTGAGAAGAAAGCAATGAACGGCATGTATTCCGTTGTATACGTTTGCCTCGAAACACTGCTTAG CTTTCACTGTCTGATGAGGTGTATAATGCATACTAATAAGTCCACTTCAGAGGCTTGCGGAGAACCGTGGAATAGCTTTATTTGCCATCGATGA
- the LOC130469241 gene encoding uncharacterized protein has product MYIFILYKFFDIILFVFTKISKNKISKNKIMASSSSSSSSSFFNNEKELIETTITQEEFFAFHNIDRQLFARLVFSMRREPMEAMHAAAFWLWLERLNMAQYVATLLTYSDEVFKVVFEETFLCLRVVELDTFVVHGKDVILIQSIVGKFKDGVKVNLRFFHDNRISILLGIGHFIENICLRAFQDLIQTALENRANPVNYNIQYLPEPSVVGGVHGGGGGGFSPAPRPALPHELGIIHPSLRVGEMSVPLKSDQSNVSGNSVISNTNYGLENQPQVLQGDLLVDQLLSQLRLNENSWAQKFEDKSNLLPSERTIFLTFSKGYPILENELREFFNRTFGDIIEMLYMQEVSEKEQPLYARLVVRDARAMEIVLSEQGRSKFSINGKHVWARKYVRKNPHSPPTSPTK; this is encoded by the exons atgtatatttttatattatataaattctttgatattattttatttgtatttaCAAAAATATCAAAGAATAAAATATCAAAGAATAAAATAAtggcttcttcttcttcatcatcatcatcttccttCTTCAACAACGAAAAGGAATTAATCGAAACGACAATAACACAAGAAGAATTCTTTGCGTTTCACAACATAGATCGTCAATTATTTGCTCGGCTTGTTTTTAGCATGAGACGTGAGCCGATGGAAGCCATGCACGCCGCTGCTTTTTGGTTATGGCTTGAACGGCTCAACATGGCTCAATACGTAGCCACACTACTTACGTACTCCGATGAagtgtttaaggttgtttttgAGGAGACTTTTTTGTGTTTAAGGGTTGTGGAATTGGATACTTTTGTTGTTCATGGTAAAGATGTTATATTGATTCAAAGTATTGTAGGGAAGTTTAAGGATGGGGTTAAGGTTAATCTTAGGTTTTTTCATGATAATAGGATTAGTATTTTACTTGGAATTGGTCATTTTATTGAGAATATTTGTTTAAGGGCTTTTCAAGATCTTATTCAAACCGCGTTAGAGAATAGGGCTAATCCCGTTAATTATAACATTCAGTATCTCCCTGAACCCTCCGTTGTTGGTGGTGttcatggtggtggtggtggtggttttagTCCGGCCCCTCGCCCCGCGTTACCCCATGAGTTGGGTATTATTCATCCTAGTCTTAGGGTTGGGGAGATGAGTGTGCCGTTAAAAAGTGATCAATCTAATGTTTCGGGTAATAGTGTTATTAGTAACACTAATTATGGTTTAGAGAATCAACCACAAGTGTTACAAGGAGATTTGTTAGTGGATCAATTACTTTCACAATTGAGATTGAATGAAAACTCTTGGGCTCAAAAGTTTGAAGACAAATCAAATCTCCTTCCAAGTGAAAGGACGATTTTCTTAACGTTTTCCAAAGGCTATCCTATTCTCGAAAATGAACTGCGCGAATTTTTTAATAG GACTTTTGGAGATATAATTGAGATGCTATATATGCAAGAAGTGAGTGAGAAAGAACAGCCTCTTTACGCGAGGCTGGTGGTGCGTGATGCAAGGGCGATGGAAATAGTTCTTAGCGAGCAGGGCAGATCGAAGTTCTCGATCAATGGCAAGCATGTTTGGGCGAGGAAGTATGTCCGTAAGAATCCTCACTCACCACCAACCTCGCCAACTAAATAA